The Chelonia mydas isolate rCheMyd1 chromosome 1, rCheMyd1.pri.v2, whole genome shotgun sequence nucleotide sequence ATAGGGTCTGATAGACTGTAAATGCCCAGGATGTCTGGGTAGCTAGCACACAGACTGATCTGCAGAAAGATGCCTCAGGGGAGAAAAGAACAGTATTTGTAGACACATGGGGCTGTTGCTAGGAGATCAGAGATcagtgtgatgggttcggtcacagagatccccttaggactgtcacctgatgtgctgaaattatcTCTGAGCCAggtttccctggcagcttgggatttccagaaccctgccttgttgagccagacacgctagcctgctgcaacacagacccaggttctgggtgacacccccaaagctgcaggctttagctgaaaacagctcagcaggttacatgtctccagcacccagacacccagtttccaatgagatccaaaccccaaatatagtcgttttactctgtataaagcttatacaggggaAACTCATAAAGTGTCCGCCCTCTTTTCATTGAAGGATCTTCAAAACACCGAGCAAAGGAAAGTCTCTATGAATATATCCCCATGATACTGATAGGTAAATTGAGGCACCGGGAAAGATGACCTTGGCTGAGGACTCACAGAGAATGACAGACAGAACCGATGGGTCCTGTCTTCCCTGATGTTATCACGGTCTCTCTGTGAGCAGCTGAACACGTGAGaagaaggaaatggactcagTTCTAGCAGGGCCTGTTCACTGGGTGGCTATGACAGATTTCCCCTGGATGcagcctggaactggggtaccactgagccctctggcacACCAATATGGGCCCACTCTCACACACTGAGGCTGTGATAAGATGCAATCTTCTCCAGGTCTTGCACTTACAAAGCCATACACCTGCAGGGATACACCCAGCTGTAGTTACATGAATACTTTCACTAGCTACTGTCAGCCCCTCTCTCAGTGTGTAGATGACAATGAGCCCAGCtgtgttcctgagcagatttcccttttacatttcaaataacaCACAGTTTCAGGtcgaaaaatataaacaaatttattagctacagaaggatagattttaatTGATTATAAGTAATATTTTACAGCTCAAAGTTGGTTACACAGGCTAACAATccccttcagcctgggaccacatccccagttcagtccttgttgctaagtttttttgcaggtgttgagttgtgggggagtgaggccaagtgatgatgtcgcTTCCACCTTTTACAGTTTCTGCCATATGGAGGGAATTTCATTTTCCCTTAGCAAATGTCTCCAGCACAgttagtggaaaaatacaggcacgGGATGGAGCCCAGTGTCACATGAGTTGGTCTCATGTCCTTGCATGCTTCAGTGATTCATAGCAAGGACCATTACCCGTATCCTAGTGAGAacgttcacaggaaagtccatcaggtgGGGATAAGCTTCTTCCAAGGCCTATTATGTTTCTTAATGGGCCATAAACTTGAATGGTTTGTATGGGGAGACTTTGGGAAACCAGTAAAGTgtctgaaaccactatggcttattgctaaaagcagccaagtcagcaggctgtaaattggccattaaGCAGTCACAGTTGAACCAAGGCAGGGGGGGGGAGGtaccacagagagggcagcttgatcCCGCATCCTttctgataagaattgtgttgaagttgctgatacatgcattttagaagagctggATGTACACCAGGAATGCCTATTGGGGtttcaaggctgcaaactctggaaaaacccgcacctggttaatcaataatcaaaagaaagcctcttgcttgcccattggaactgcttgcttaacaagttttctttaagggacatatcattctattactaatttataaataaggggggaaaggtTGAGGTGATGGGACTCTTCGGGACTGGTCTcttcctctggatgcatcttgtgttcctcACCGGCAgtcgggctgccgctgtgccccacgagagccacactcagctttgttaattatcaagggttgggggtgttttactaacctgttgcggacatGTGTATAaatgcttgagactaagtaaagtttagctttaagtgaaagcactcttgtgttctCCTGTTTGTGCCACCATCTATCAGTCGGACGGCCGTATCTCccgatttatttcctgacaccacctcgcacagagtaaaagttaccaagagctttggattCAAAGAACCCCGGGTTACAGGTTCATCCACAACATGATGggtagactggatgtaaactacatTGTTACTGTTACCAAGGAGCAAAGAAGTTTGAAATACTGGTACGTCGTCAATAATCATAACTTTAGGTACAAAATGATGTATGCACACCAATAGCagaatcatattcagcaaatcctaACTTTTCCATTCATACTTTAAATGACACACTTTTGATAAAATATATCCTAATCATATCACCCTAGtaaatatgggggtgccaggATGTTGCTTTGGTGAACAGAATGTTACATATCACCCGTTAATTTACTGTAGAAGTGTTAGGCATTGACTGATGCAGAAGCAATGTGCCCAAGGCCCTCTTTAGATTTTGACCATACAACTCCCAAGTATTGCAAACATTGTAGTCTTACCCACAGGTGTTCTTGAAAAGTTCTGTGTACCTTTTACCACTTTGTAGATCAGCCTAGTGATCTCAAAACTCAGCCTTCTCTGGGTCGCTAGAAAACCTCTCTTTGCGTCTGTCAAGGTTCGTCCCCCACTCTgacctctagggtacagatgtggggacctgcatgaaaacctcctaagcttactttcaccagcttaggttaaaacttccacaaggtacaaattaattttatcctttgcccctggatctccactgccaccaccaaactctaactgggtttactgggaaacatagtttggacacgtctttcccccccaaatcctcccaacccttgcaccccacttcctggggaaggtttagtaaaaatcctcaccaatttgcataggtgaccacagacccaaacccttggatctgagaacaatgaaaaaacattcagttttcttacaagaagacttttaatagaagtaaaggaatcacctctgtaaaatcaggatggtagataacttacagggtaattagattcaaaacatagagaatccctgaaggcaaaaaagtgatcaggaacagtcagcatggattcaccaagggaaggtcatgcctgactaatctaatcgccttttatgatgagattactggttctgtggatgaagggaaagcagtggatgtattgtttcttgactttagcaaagcttttgacacggtctcccacagtattcttgtcagcaagttaaggaagtatgggctggatgaatgcactataaggtgggtagaaagctggctagattgtcgggctcaacgggtagtgatcaatggctccatgtctagttggcagccggtgtcaagtggagtgccccaggggtcggtcctggggccggttttgttcaatatcttcataaatgatctggaggatggtgtggattgcactctcagcaaatttgcggatgatactaaactgggaggagtggtagatacgctggaggggagggataggatacagaaggacctagacattttggaggactgggccaaaagaaatctgatgaggttcaataaggataagtgcagggtcctgcacttaggatggaagaatccaatgcaccgctacagactagggaccgaatggctaggcagcagttctgcggaaaaggacctaggggttacagtggacgagaagctggatatgagtcagcagcgtgcccttgttgccaagaaggccaatggcattttgggatgtataagtaggggcatagcgagcagatcgagggacgtgatcgttcccctctattcgacactggtgaggcctcatctggagtactgtgtccagttttgggccccacactacaagaaggatgtggataaattggagagagtccagcgaagggcaacaaaaatgattaggggtctagagcacatgacttatgaggagaggctgagggaactgggattgtttagtctgcagaagagaagaatgaggggggatttgatagctgctttcaactacctgaaagggggttccaaagaggatggctctagactgttctcaatggtagcagatgacagaacgaggagtaatggtctcaagttgcaatgggggaggtttagattggatattaggaaaaactttttcactaagagggtggtgaaacactggaatgcgttacctagggaggtggtagaatctccttccttagaggtttttaaggtcaggcttgacaaagccctggctgggatgatttaactgggacttggtcctgcttcgagcagggggttggactagatgaccttctggggtcccttccaaccctgatattctatgattctatgattctatgaaaaccttaagttacaaaaaaagacacacagacagggatagtcattctgttcagcacagttcttttctcagccatttaaagaaatcataatctaacacatacctagctagattacttactaaaagttctaagactccattcctggtctatccccggcaaaagcagcatacagacagacacaaaccctttgtttctctccctcctcccagcttttgaaagtatcttgtctcctcattggtcattttggtcaggtgccagcgaggttacctttagcttcttaaccctttacaggtgagaggattttttcctctggccaggagggattttaaaggggtttacccttccctttatatttatgacagcgtcTCTTCAACATTGTTAACCATTGTGCTTTTCCAACTGGCGATAACTCAATAGAGATATTTATCAATTTGCTATGaggagctgtgcctcagtttctccttccatGCAGGAGATCAGGTTTGATTATGGTTTCCCTACTCTGACAAGCCTTGAGCCTGTTTACAGGTGTTAGCTGAGAAGGAGTGTCCTCAGAGGGTTTCTTGTTTTCAGCTCCTTGCATGTCCAAAAATGGTTCCCAAAATCATGCACATTACACCTTTTCATAGGATTTACCATCACTACCAAACTCTTTCTTATAAAATTTATCATTAGCAGCAATCTTTGTATCATGAGACTGAACAATAAAACCAAAGCTTTTATCACTGGTAGGTGTTTCCGAGTATTGTTATTTTACCACATGTTTTGCTTGgacagtttgtttttttcaagaCTCACTGTGTCTTTGAACTCCTCCCTGAACCTTACCCTGTGTTTAGTtactggttcccccccccccccccttcagtaGGGATCTCAGGCTAAGGTTATCTTTGGGGTCTTGATGTGCCAGGGTCTGGTGAGGTAAGGATGTAAGTGGAGTTTGTATGTTAGCTAGCCCTCTGTGGAGCTTCTTCTCAACCCCAGAGTTATGCCCATGAAAAAAATCTACCCCTCACATGTGCTTTCCCTGTAATCCCAActtcaaccccccctgctccttgtctcctgcccgccccctgctgcaaccccccaccccaaaaccgcATCCCTGGTACCCCACCCGCATCCAAATctcctgctccctatcccctgacttcCCTGACCACTATCCAGACCCCCGccgcctgactgcccccctcagaactcctgacccatccaaccccccctgctccttgtcccctcactgccccctcccgggaccccctgccccaaactgcccccctggggccccaccccctatccaacccccctgctccctgagcccTGACTggcctgacccctatccacacccccacccctgacaggccccccggaacccctatcccctgaccgccccccccaaacctccaccccatccaacggTCCTCTCTCCCCGACtaccccccaggacctcctgccccttatccaacttccccctcccccttaccaggccgctcagagcagcaggacaggcttattggaaagcttGGGAGGTGGGCGGGAAGAAGCTAGcttccccggccgggagctcaggggctgggcaggatggtaccacgggccagatgtggaccgcgggccatagttttcccacctctgttcTACTCCCATTGTTTTCTCCTCTgggcccctcacccccaaccacAAGGCACATCTCGCTATGCTCCCTCGAGTGGGATCTCTCCCTGATTCAGATGTAATAGGCTTGCAGCTAGGGACCGACCAAGGTGTGTTACATGAGTGCTTTTGCCAACCACCCATGAACCAACAGTAGAGAGATTCCAGCCTATTCTcccctaggaccccagagctgtgtCATCTTGCCCTGATGAGAAGTCAGACCAGGGtgagtttattacccagtctgcccctccctcaaagtGGAACGGACAATGCACCAGCCCCTGTTCCGGAGCAGATTTCCATTTATACTTCAAACAACACactgttttagttaaaaaaaaaagcagattaaTTAAGTACAAaaagatagatgttaagtgattgAAAATAATAACTTCGAAATAATAAGATCAAAGTAGATTATCTAAGAAATAAAGCAAATCACAATCTGAGGTCTGTACGCTAGACAGTCTATATTCATGCAGTCGCAGTCTTGTTGTGCTGCCGAAGCTTTGGGCGCCCACGTGATCGCTGGCCAGGCAGTGGCATTCCTTGCTGTGCCCACTTCAGAATTTGCTGCTCTTTGTGTCTAGTAATGTGTCCCCAGCAAGAAAGCTTCCAAAATAAAACAGCACTGATGAGAGCAGCTGTGGGTTCAATATAACCTCGCTCCTGATCTTGTGCTGCCCCGTGATATGGAGCAGCTGCCGGAGACCGGGAGCATTGAAAATGTCAGCCCAGAGTTCCTCAGCCCCCACATTTTGCTTCCATCCCCTGGAGCTGGGGTACCCATTGTTCTGCAGCTTTGTAATAAGCCTGTTGCTGCAACATCCCCACAAAGCCTGTGGAAGGGAACAAGGCAGCAGCTGCTACTCTGTGAGCACCCACATCTTTCGAGGAGCCTCCAGCCCTGTCTGTAAAGCTGCCACCTGCCCAGCAATCCCTCCAGACAGGTTCATACTAAGCTGTTTGCAGTTTGCAGCTGCAGATTGCCAGAGAGTAATGGCCAGGGTCTTCCCTTTACCTGGATTAATAACCAGACTAATGAGCACTGCTTCTTGCTGCACTGTTtaagaaagaagaaaggaaacaaacaaagagtCTACAACACCCCATCACGCTTCAGTCTTCTCATACTCATGCCACACGGAAAGCCAGAACAGGAAAGGGAATTGAATCTCAAAGgagaaaaagcaaaccaaaaaacttCGAACTGTCTctggagagagagactgtgcTGCCAAAATCTCTAACTCTAATGTGTAAGTTGCTGTCCTGGGGCAGAAGCTGGTATTTGGAATAGAGGAACTTGATCCAATGTTTAGTAACTCACTTGCACCCCTGTTTCCCAGGAATTGAATCAGCCCTCCTGGGATCTTTGCTGCTTGTTTAGGGGGTCAAAGTTCTCCCATCTCAGGCAGAAGAAGAACAGCAGCTCATGTCATGTCTAAACACCAGAAcccactcccaccctgccacCTTCCTCCTGGTCAGCATCCTTGGGCTGCAGGAGGCCCAGTTCTGGATCACCTTCCCTTTCTGCATCGTGTATGTCATTGCTGTGCTGGGAAATGTCATTGTTTTCTGCATTATAAAGACTGAGTCGAGCCTGCAAGAGCTGATGCACCTCTTCCTGGCCATGCTGGCCATCACTGACCTGGTTCTATCCATGTCCACCCTGACCAAAAAGCTGAGCATCTTCTGGCTGGGCTCCAGAGAGATCGGGTTCCaggcctgcctcacccagatgttctttGTCCACTCCATCTCGTCGGTGGACTCGGGCATGCTCTTGGCCCTGGCCTTGGATCACTACATGTCCATCTGCTGCCCCCTCTGGAACTCCAGCATCCTGTCCGTCCCAGCCATAGTGACAAGGGGGAGCCTGGTGCTGGCACACGGGGTCCTTCTGGTgagccccttctccctccttgtCCTCAGGCTGCCCTTCTGCCAGCGCTGCCTCCTCTCCCACTCATACTGCGAGCACATGGCCGTGGTGAAGCTGAGGTGTGGGGACGCTACAGTCAGTGTCATTTATGGCCTGTTTGTGGCTTTTATGGTGGTGGAATTTGATGTGCTTATCATCTCTGTGTCCTCTGCTACGATCCCCCAGGCCGTGCTGAGTCTGCTGCTGTCTCAAGGCCTTCAGCACCTGCACATCTCTCTTGTGTGTCATCCTGGCGTACTACAGCCCTGGCCTCTTCATCTTCCTCACCCACCCCTTTGGCCTCAATGTTCCCCACCATGTCCACATCCTGGTGGCCAATCTCTGTGGGTGCCCCCCCATGCTAAACCCTGTTGTGTATGGGGTGAAAACCAAACAGATCCGGGAAAGCGTGCTCCATATCTTCCAGCAGAAAGGAATCTGAGCAGTGTGTGCCTGTCTAATTTAATCTAGGGATATAAAACATTCATCACCATGGCCTCTGGCCCCTTCATGATCTGACATCACTCACAGTGGTATGTGATCACAGAGCTGTCACTATGGACTCCGAGTGGGCTCCTTATTTGCATTAGCCCTTCTGTGTCTGGGTGCCCATGTCTGGATGACACAGGCACCCAGAAACTGCAGCCAAAGAGCAGACTGTCCAGGTAAAATCATGATGTGTGGAAACCACATGAAGTCTCATTTGATGCTGTGAACTTTTGTTATCCTTATGTCTCTGGGCTTTTCCTGTACTCTTCACTCACACACCTTATGCTCAGGGGCAGGAGGCTGAGGCGAAGACATTTGTCTATAAATAGGTTGGTCGTTTAAGACTCTCAGCAGCAAAGCAGATCTCACCAGGATAGAAGAAGGGAGGAACTGCGTTCTAGATAAAAGCCAGTTTTCTCCAGCTTCTCTGCAAAGGTGAGACTGTGGAAGGAATGAAACATCCCCAGaaaagggaacagagagaggaggggttggtccagccctttaaaaacacagagacTGGATGAACCAGAAGAAGCTGGGGTAGTAGAGAGGCACAAGGGCGGCAGAGGGGACTCTTTGGTTGCAGGGCTCTGACTGCAGGAAAGAGACAGACTCAAGCTGAAGGAGAAGTTAGGAGTTCTACGAGGTGGCCCTTGGACACCCCAGAGGGCTCTGAACAAATCCCAAAGTTTGCTACAGGGTGGTATGgacaaagtaatgcactttggaaaacatcatTCCaaatatgcatataaaatgatggggtctaaaggAGTTTTTACCACTCAGGAAagcgatcttggagtcattgtctatagttctctgaaaacatccattcatttGGCAGGAACAGTCGAAAAAGCTAACAGAGTGTTAGTAatgattaagaaagggatagataataagatggagaatatcataaaatcatgactcgtgtggagaaagtgtgtatagaagtgttatttatgccctctcataacacaagaactaggagtaaccaaaataaatgaattgggagcaggtttaaaaccaaaaaaaggagCATTCCTACACAAAatgtgcagtcaacctgtggaactccttgccagaggatgttgggaaGGTCACAATtaaaacagggttaaaaaaggaCGAGATAAAATCAtagaggataggcccatcaatgactattaaccaggatggcctgggatggtgtcccttgcctgtttgccagaagctaggaatggtcGACAGGGTATGTATTCCCTCTGGAGTACTTGGCAtaggtcactgttggaagacaggatactgggctagatggagctatgatctggcccagtatggctgttcttatgatctTATGTTCACTGAGGCAGGGGATGGTGTGCAGGTATTGTATTGTGTGTATTCAGGATCTCTTATGCTGTTTAAAGTAAAGGAAATGATTTTGAAACTCCGTTTGCAAGGCCTGGGTCTGTTGCTTTAACAATCCTGTGCCCGGAAAGAGAGAAACTGGAAACACAGTGCGCCCAATGGGGAACTCTGGCAAGGGTGTGTTGAAGCAATGGGAGAGTCTGGGAGAGCTGAACCATGTTAGGGTGAAGAGAACAGCTTGTGGACCTCTTCACATAGGTTTGGGatcacccagccccactccccttccactcaCAGTCCCCTAGCATCCATGGAGCAGCTCCAGGTTTGCTGTCACAGACCTGCTCAAGCGCCCGTGACTGAACACCCACCAGAAGGGTGCGTTTGGGTCCCACATACTGGACCCATGTGATTTTGAGTCAGAGCAGCATTCAGGTCCTGCCTCTAGCTCTGGGTTTCTAGCTCTGGGTCTCTAGGCCCAGCCTCGGGGTGCAGCTTCCATTCTGGTGCCTCCCTCTGGGAACGGGGAGCTGCACACCAAGCGCCAAGGCCCTGAGGCTAGTTTCCTTTGCTCTGTACCTTGGCATGCTTTTCTCCTAAGGTACAGAGGAGAATGCAGTCTTTTTTCAGGACATGGATGTCTGtcttatataaaaatacaaattaggATTCAGACTAGGACCAGCTCatgtgacactgga carries:
- the LOC102943976 gene encoding LOW QUALITY PROTEIN: olfactory receptor 52R1 (The sequence of the model RefSeq protein was modified relative to this genomic sequence to represent the inferred CDS: inserted 2 bases in 1 codon), with product MSCLNTRTHSHPATFLLVSILGLQEAQFWITFPFCIVYVIAVLGNVIVFCIIKTESSLQELMHLFLAMLAITDLVLSMSTLTKKLSIFWLGSREIGFQACLTQMFFVHSISSVDSGMLLALALDHYMSICCPLWNSSILSVPAIVTRGSLVLAHGVLLVSPFSLLVLRLPFCQRCLLSHSYCEHMAVVKLRCGDATVSVIYGLFVAFMVVEFDVLIISVSSATIPQAVLSLXCCLKAFSTCTSLLCVILAYYSPGLFIFLTHPFGLNVPHHVHILVANLCGCPPMLNPVVYGVKTKQIRESVLHIFQQKGI